The DNA sequence GTAGTCGTCGACCAGCACGAAGAGCTCCGGCCCGGTCCACCACGACCGGTCCCGCATCTCCGCCTCGGTCACCTCGGGGCGGAGCAGCCGGCGCTCCATGTAGCCCGCCACCGAGCCGATGAGTTCGGCGGTGACCGCCGCCGCGGTCCCGTACCCGATCTGGTGCTCGGTGCGGATGGCACCCAGCAGACTGCGCCGGTGGTCGACGAGGATCACCCGGGCCTGCTCGGGCGTGAACCGGCTGGTGATCGTCGCGGCCAGCGCCCGCAGGAACGACGACTTCCCGCTCTCGGGGTCACCGAACAGCAGCAGGTGCGGTTCGCTGGCGAAGTCGATCGACACCGGCTGCAGATCCGTCTCGGCGATCCCGATCGGCAGCCGCAGCCCTTCCGTGCGGCTCAGGTCCAGTTCGGCGTACGGCAACTCCGGTGGGAGCAGCCGGACCCGGGGTGCCGGCGGGCCCGGCCACGCCTGCGCCACGGCCCGTGGCAGCGCGCCGGGATCGTCGCCGAGACCGGCCAGTTCCGGCCGGGCGGTCAGCAGGTGCAGGCCGTCGGTGGTGATGCCCCGCCCCGGCGATTCCCTCGGCACGTTCGCGGCCGCCCGGCGGGACACGAACGAGTCGGTCGGCTCGCCGAGCCGCAGCTCCACCCGCGAACCGAAGAGGTCCCGGATGGACGGCCGGAGGTCGACCCAGCGGCTGGCCGAGACGGCCAGGTGTATCCCGTACGACAGGCCACGGGTGGCGATGTCGGTCAGGGACTCGTCCAGGTCCTCGAACTCGTTGCGGATGGTCTGCCACCCGTCGACCACCACGAACACGTCGCCGTACGGGTCGGCCGGCCCCGCGGAGCCGGCCCGCAGCCGGCGGTAGCCGGCCATGTCGACCCCCAGCTCGGCCAACCGGCGCTCCCGCTGCGCGAGCAGGCCCGCCACGTCACCGACGGTGCGGCGGACCGCGGTGGGGTCCAGCCGGCCCGCCACCCCGCCGACGTGCGGCAGGTCGCGCAGCGCCGCCAGCGTGCCGCCACCGAAGTCGAGGCAGTAGACCTGCACCTGCGCCGGACTGTGGGTGAGGGCCAGCCCGCAGACCAGCGTCCGCAGCAGGGTCGACCGCCCGCTGTGCGGACCGCCGACGACGGCGACGTGGCCGGCGGCACCGTCCAGGGTCAGCCACAGCACGTCGCGGCGCTGCTCGTACGGCTTGTCGATCAGGGCGACCGGCACCTGGAGCGCGTCGCGCAGGTCCGGGTTGTCGACCGTCAGGCCGCGGACCGGGTCGACGCCGACCGGGCCGACCAGCTCGTCCAACGTGGGCGACGCCCCGAGCGGCGGCAGCCAGACGCGGTGTGCCGGCGGGCCCTGACCGTCCAGCCGGGACACCAGGATGTCGAGCAGCGTCGCGGCCCCGGACTCCTCCGCCGGCACAGCCGTGACCGGTTCGGCGACCAGCACGAGATGCGTCGAGTAGCCGAGGACCCGGACCCCACCCGGTTCGTCGCCGACCGGACCGGGCGAGCCCGCCGTACGGTGCGGGCCGGAAACGTACGCCGCCCTGAACCGCACCAGCGGTTCGGTGTTGCCGGACTTCAGGTAGCCGTGCCCGGGCGAGCGGGGCAACTCGTACGCGTCCGGCACGCCGAGCACGGCGCGGGACTCCAGGGCGGAGAACGTACGCAGCCCGAGCCGGTACGACAGGTGGGTGTCCAGACCGCGTAGCCGGCCCTCCTCGAGCCGCTGCGAGGCGAGCAGCAGGTGCACGCCGAGCGACCGGCCGACCCGTCCGATCTGCACGAAGAGGTCGATGAAGTCGGGCTTGGCGGAGAGCAGTTCGGAGAACTCGTCACAGACGATCAGCAGCGACGGCAGCGGCGCGAGCGCCGCCCCGGCGGCCCGCGCCTTCTCGTAGTCGCGCAGGCCGGCGTGGTTGCCGGCCCGGCGCAGCAGCTCCTGCCGCCGGATCAGCTCGCCGTTGATCGCGTCGACCATGCGGTCGACCAGCGGCAGTTCGTCGGCGAGGTTGGTGATCACCGCCGCCGTGTGCGGCAACCGGTCGAGCGAGGCGAACGTAGCGCCGCCCTTGAAGTCGACCAGGACGAAGTTGAGCAGCTCGGACGAGTGGGTGGCGGCCAGCGCGAGCACCAGGGTCCGCAGCACCTCCGACTTGCCGGAACCGGTCGCGCCGATGAGCAGCCCGTGCGGACCCATGCCGTCCTGCGCCGACTCTTTCAGATCGAGTTCGACCGGCGAGCCGTCGGCGCCGATCCCGATCGGGACCCGCAACCGGTCCCGGTCGGCCCGGGGCGCCCAGCCCTGTGCCACACCGAAGTGGTGCGGGTCGCCGATGCCGAGCAGTTCGGTGAACCCGGGGTCGGCGGCGAGCGCCGCCTGCGTACCTCCGGCCGTGGCGACCAGACGCAGCGGCGCGAGCCGTCGCGCGACCGCCTCGGCCTCGACGGTGCCGAGCCGGTCCGCGGTGCCGACGGTCGCTGGGCCGTCCATGGACTCCGTGTCGAGCCGGCCGGCCCGCACCTGGAGAACCAGCGTGTTGCGGTCGAGCAGCCGGGGCGGCGGACTGTCCAGGTCGACGATGGTGACCGCGTGGATGCCGCCGTCCCCGGTCAGGTGTGCCGCGCCGGTCAGGTCGCCGCCGTCGAGCACGACGACCACGTGGGGCCCACCCGGCGCCGGCCCGTGCGGGTTGA is a window from the Polymorphospora rubra genome containing:
- the eccCa gene encoding type VII secretion protein EccCa, translating into MSTVAFRRPARRPAPEIPTGEVSVEPPPEIPPATGGRWQQMLMVLPMLGGAVAMAMMFGRGGGAYSYVVGAMFGVSSLAMLATTWGGAAGSPKRSEMMTARREYLRHLAGLRRRVRATAERQRAGLFYRHPDPAQLWSTIDSHRLWERRPTDPDFGVVRIGVGPQTLATPLVPPVTRPVEDLEPMTAGALRRFLDAYSVVPDLPVAVSLRGFARIHLRGRPRPGGESPAGTEAQALTRAMLAQLAVFHAPGDLIVAVCAGPERRAGWEWVKWLPHALHPTRTDALGPVRLVTSSATELEGMLDELLASRPRFNPHGPAPGGPHVVVVLDGGDLTGAAHLTGDGGIHAVTIVDLDSPPPRLLDRNTLVLQVRAGRLDTESMDGPATVGTADRLGTVEAEAVARRLAPLRLVATAGGTQAALAADPGFTELLGIGDPHHFGVAQGWAPRADRDRLRVPIGIGADGSPVELDLKESAQDGMGPHGLLIGATGSGKSEVLRTLVLALAATHSSELLNFVLVDFKGGATFASLDRLPHTAAVITNLADELPLVDRMVDAINGELIRRQELLRRAGNHAGLRDYEKARAAGAALAPLPSLLIVCDEFSELLSAKPDFIDLFVQIGRVGRSLGVHLLLASQRLEEGRLRGLDTHLSYRLGLRTFSALESRAVLGVPDAYELPRSPGHGYLKSGNTEPLVRFRAAYVSGPHRTAGSPGPVGDEPGGVRVLGYSTHLVLVAEPVTAVPAEESGAATLLDILVSRLDGQGPPAHRVWLPPLGASPTLDELVGPVGVDPVRGLTVDNPDLRDALQVPVALIDKPYEQRRDVLWLTLDGAAGHVAVVGGPHSGRSTLLRTLVCGLALTHSPAQVQVYCLDFGGGTLAALRDLPHVGGVAGRLDPTAVRRTVGDVAGLLAQRERRLAELGVDMAGYRRLRAGSAGPADPYGDVFVVVDGWQTIRNEFEDLDESLTDIATRGLSYGIHLAVSASRWVDLRPSIRDLFGSRVELRLGEPTDSFVSRRAAANVPRESPGRGITTDGLHLLTARPELAGLGDDPGALPRAVAQAWPGPPAPRVRLLPPELPYAELDLSRTEGLRLPIGIAETDLQPVSIDFASEPHLLLFGDPESGKSSFLRALAATITSRFTPEQARVILVDHRRSLLGAIRTEHQIGYGTAAAVTAELIGSVAGYMERRLLRPEVTEAEMRDRSWWTGPELFVLVDDYDLVATGPSNPLGALEEYLPQARDIGLHLVLARRTGGAARTAYEPLMQRLRELSSTALLLSGQPDEGSLIGNVRATPMPPGRGRLVTRREGVRLIQLAYLAAS